A single genomic interval of Mycosarcoma maydis chromosome 8, whole genome shotgun sequence harbors:
- a CDS encoding uncharacterized protein (alternatively spliced; hypothetical protein (isoform A)), whose product MLFDSDPLVVSTNDACLHKSDVKTLKHGEWLGDNVLAFHAEWLQALSDQLDQSNPSPSNVKMFPPSVVELLCTLGSAAAPQAACVIPQPKQRFLLLPVNDRYSPSSRGHSSAGSHWSLLLVDAASGVAFHLDSLGECNHSAATAVLSSILKLVQPESIQKSSSVPMPSKVDCLQHQENGSDCGIYVLLLSSLLHRQLSIPQAASCHLSDVVQMVCADATPRHVTRFRKLYKDWLKSWGKATHHQEHVDPNQNVKAHFLELFSEIGLE is encoded by the exons ATGCTCTTCGACTCAGACCCGCTCGTGGTTTCCACCAACGATGCCTGCTTGCACAAATCGGATGTCAAG ACACTGAAACATGGCGAGTGGCTCGGAGATAATGTGCTCGCTTTCCACGCCGAATGGCTTCAAGCGCTCAGTGACCAGCTCGACCAGTCCAATCCGAGTCCTTCAAATGTCAAGATGTTTCCACCCTcggtcgtcgagctgctctgcaCGCTTGGAAGCGCCGCAGCACCGCAAGCTGCTTGTGTCATTCCTCAACCAAAGCAACGCTTCCTTCTGCTGCCAGTGAACGATCGCTACAGCCCTTCGAGCCGAGGACACTCATCGGCAGGAAGCCACTGGAgtctcctcctcgtcgatgctgcctcGGGTGTCGCATTTCACCTCGACTCGCTAGGCGAATGCAATCACAGTGCGGCAACTGCTGTACTTTCTAGTATCCtcaagctcgtccagcCGGAAAGCATCCAGAAAAGCTCTTCAGTACCCATGCCTTCCAAAGTCGACTGCCTGCAACACCAGGAGAACGGCAGCGATTGCGGCATCTAtgtcctcctcctctccaGCCTCCTGCATCGCCAGCTCAGTATACCACAAGCAGCATCCTGCCATCTCTCGGATGTGGTTCAAATGGTCTGTGCAGATGCGACCCCGCGCCACGTAACTCGCTTCCGCAAATTGTACAAAGACTGGCTCAAGTCATGGGGAAAGGCGACTCATCACCAAGAACACGTTGATCCCAACCAAAACGTCAAAGCGCATTTTCTCGAGCTTTTCTCGGAAATCGGTCTCGAGTAA
- a CDS encoding uncharacterized protein (hypothetical protein (isoform B)) translates to MFPPSVVELLCTLGSAAAPQAACVIPQPKQRFLLLPVNDRYSPSSRGHSSAGSHWSLLLVDAASGVAFHLDSLGECNHSAATAVLSSILKLVQPESIQKSSSVPMPSKVDCLQHQENGSDCGIYVLLLSSLLHRQLSIPQAASCHLSDVVQMVCADATPRHVTRFRKLYKDWLKSWGKATHHQEHVDPNQNVKAHFLELFSEIGLE, encoded by the coding sequence ATGTTTCCACCCTcggtcgtcgagctgctctgcaCGCTTGGAAGCGCCGCAGCACCGCAAGCTGCTTGTGTCATTCCTCAACCAAAGCAACGCTTCCTTCTGCTGCCAGTGAACGATCGCTACAGCCCTTCGAGCCGAGGACACTCATCGGCAGGAAGCCACTGGAgtctcctcctcgtcgatgctgcctcGGGTGTCGCATTTCACCTCGACTCGCTAGGCGAATGCAATCACAGTGCGGCAACTGCTGTACTTTCTAGTATCCtcaagctcgtccagcCGGAAAGCATCCAGAAAAGCTCTTCAGTACCCATGCCTTCCAAAGTCGACTGCCTGCAACACCAGGAGAACGGCAGCGATTGCGGCATCTAtgtcctcctcctctccaGCCTCCTGCATCGCCAGCTCAGTATACCACAAGCAGCATCCTGCCATCTCTCGGATGTGGTTCAAATGGTCTGTGCAGATGCGACCCCGCGCCACGTAACTCGCTTCCGCAAATTGTACAAAGACTGGCTCAAGTCATGGGGAAAGGCGACTCATCACCAAGAACACGTTGATCCCAACCAAAACGTCAAAGCGCATTTTCTCGAGCTTTTCTCGGAAATCGGTCTCGAGTAA
- a CDS encoding uncharacterized protein (related to YSP2 - protein involved in programmed cell death), whose protein sequence is MPRATSTNHSQWRSEPANALTSSGGKSSRRSSKVDKSDDGHTKPEPLNRHELMRRAMASAQEYGEIDGDDSGSVFEDDHMSNSHHSHTLHSNQIHAHARSTPVTSRQIASDRPGEGSLSMDAFGNVHHSVVSAFNTPSSASVKRSSGPSSSSPLLAASATMPTLVTPAPIRAEMPRSDSLEEMVDQGFDPMQRSEPPKAPIQRASTLMDPITSPNRASLQPITKSSSSGALLKPTDVPIASDGSPRRPSDAGSINGALSRLRKNSDSSTVSKSSKLKKTGPSAGIAGALAASGVAGMGVGHSAALQQTQSALAEGEKKKKDFKKSTTGLSEEAGNANTSAFQGGFYRDPSTGSVIEKDQNGNLFSPHRPQPDRRESSFVSQDGSVMSDQSNVSGLGAAAGFGVASAALLSSMSAVPGMTITPLHAPEGPNPTGAIGLNPPAAGAADVGGQHIDGETTWPEDMGPQITGFAVASSKRNYEFHQLFPQVPEDDYLIEDYGCALVREILIQGRLYISENHLCFKANIFGWVTNVVLPFSEIISIEKRMTAFVIPNAIQIATLQTKHNFTSFLSRDATYDLVVNIWKLSHPGVPIAAADQADLSDEYSEIDEDGDSSAAAAGAGNDLKGGDADQQGKSGNESKPSKRARLKRKLKGTKTGMRDENLAAVAAAAARSGTPLIPQSRSPAPTGKRVAHRKTTCPCEEKKEHFSSVVLDTTYPAVPEKIYNLLFTSTFMKEFWTDDQKLLDLQISEWSPNADNRNLLSRNISYIKPLAGGFGPKQTKCVLTDENLHVDFDNYVVTLTTTRTPDVPSGGSFSVKTKTCITWAGTGNVSHVYVTCQVEWSGRSMLKSIIDKASLDGQKQYYKELDEAVRKYLTDHTSEFKEEGDDAAAVEEIARAATPGPNHRKGAAAAGEATGSNKEDAGSDGAGAKRGTSTGGQAGMLESITAPILDAFGMASDVLGGALEMVGFQGGVSAKTLGFGLAIFVLLVSNIYTWRRSTASKASWSDGIQHLDGMQKGGFNRGYFSDQGYYGPMSPRYHGGGDRQPVYERVFAPNVYITPPGGKDTTPDAIARTVAEVMEKLYEQNLDRFTRAHANADADAGDPESVKRLVQEAEAVFERLEKRLKAVHSAGKGDGKQATRDAKLEL, encoded by the coding sequence ATGCCCCGCGCGACATCTACCAACCACTCGCAGTGGCGCAGCGAACCTGCCAATGCTCTCACCTCTTCCGGCGGCAAGAGCTCGCGCCGCAGCTCCAAAGTCGACAAGAGCGATGACGGTCACACCAAGCCTGAACCTCTCAATCGTCACGAGCTCATGAGACGCGCCATGGCCAGCGCCCAAGAGTACGGCGAAATAGATGGCGATGACAGCGGCAGTGTTTTTGAGGACGACCACATGTCCAACTCGCACCACTCCCATACCTTACATTCAAACCAGATCCACGCCCACGCCCGATCCACGCCCGTCACCTCTCGCCAAATCGCCTCGGATCGTCCAGGCGAAGGCAGTCTCTCGATGGATGCCTTTGGCAATGTCCATCATAGCGTTGTCAGTGCTTTCAATACTCCATCCTCTGCATCTGTAAAGCGCTCCTCTGGCCCGAGCTCATCTTCGCCgttgcttgctgcttcggctACCATGCCCACCCTAGTCACGCCCGCGCCCATTCGTGCAGAGATGCCAAGatccgactcgctcgaggaGATGGTCGACCAAGGATTTGACCCTATGCAGCGCTCCGAGCCGCCCAAGGCTCCTATTCAACGTGCGAGCACCCTCATGGACCCTATCACCTCGCCAAATCGTGCTTCGTTACAGCCGATCACCAAAAGCTCGTCCAGCGGTGCCTTGCTCAAGCCCACCGATGTGCCTATAGCGTCCGATGGCAGTCCTCGTCGCCCGTCGGATGCAGGCTCCATCAACGGCGCCTTGTCGCGACTCCGCAAAaacagcgacagcagcaccgtAAGCAAATCAAGCAAACTAAAAAAGACGGGCCCCTCAGCTGGTATCGCCGGCGCGCTGGCCGCCAGTGGCGTCGCTGGAATGGGTGTAGGCCATTCTGCCGCCTTGCAACAAACTCAATCCGCTCTCGCAGAAGgcgaaaagaagaagaaggatTTCAAGAAGTCCACCACCGGCTTGAGCGAAGAAGCTGGCAACGCCAACACGTCGGCCTTCCAAGGCGGCTTCTACCGAGATCCCTCTACAGGCAGTGTCATTGAAAAAGATCAGAACGGCAATCTCTTCAGCCCGCATCGGCCGCAACCAGACCGAAGAGAAAGCAGTTTCGTTTCCCAAGATGGCTCGGTCATGAGCGACCAATCCAACGTCAGCGGTCtcggcgcagcagctggcttCGGTGTCGCCTCGGCAGCTCTTCTCTCTTCCATGAGTGCTGTACCAGGCATGACCATCACACCTCTGCACGCTCCCGAAGGCCCCAACCCTACGGGTGCAATAGGCCTCAACCCTCctgcagcaggcgcagccgACGTTGGAGGTCAACACATTGATGGTGAAACTACCTGGCCCGAAGATATGGGTCCGCAGATCACCGGTTTCGCCGTGGCCAGCTCGAAACGCAACTACGAATTCCACCAGCTCTTTCCACAGGTACCAGAGGATGACTACCTCATCGAAGACTATGGATGCGCGCTGGTGCGCGAGATCCTGATTCAGGGCCGGCTCTACATTTCCGAAAACCATCTCTGCTTCAAGGCCAACATCTTTGGCTGGGTCACCAACGTTGTGCTTCCCTTTTCCGagatcatctcgatcgagaagcGCATGACTGCCTTTGTCATTCCCAATGCTATTCAGATTGCTACGCTGCAGACCAAGCACAATTTCACCTCGTTTCTCTCCCGCGACGCCACGTACGACCTTGTCGTCAACATTTGGAAGCTGTCACATCCGGGTGTTCCCATTGCAGCAGCCGATCAAGCCGACCTTTCGGACGAGTATTCCGAGATTgacgaagatggcgatTCCTccgcggctgctgctggggCGGGCAACGACCTTAAAGgaggcgatgctgatcAGCAAGGTAAATCTGGAAACGAGTCCAAGCCTTCGAAACGCGCCAGGCTCAAACGCAAGCTCAAGGGTACCAAGACGGGCATGCGCGATGAAAATCTGGCTGCCGTtgcggcggcagctgccaGGTCTGGCACGCCGCTCATTCCGCAGAGTCGCTCACCAGCACCTACTGGTAAGCGCGTCGCACATCGCAAAACCACGTGTCCATGTGAGGAGAAAAAGGAGCACTTCTCGTCCGTAGTGCTCGACACCACGTATCCAGCGGTGCCGGAGAAAATCTACAATCTGCTGTTCACCTCGACCTTCATGAAGGAGTTTTGGACCGACGACCAAAAGCTACTGGATCTGCAAATTTCCGAGTGGAGTCCGAATGCCGACAACCGCAACCTGCTCTCGCGTAACATCTCGTACATCAAGCCGCTAGCCGGAGGCTTTGGACCCAAGCAGACCAAATGCGTCCTGACTGATGAGAATCTGCACGTCGATTTCGACAATTACGTCGTGACGCTGACCACTACGCGTACGCCCGATGTGCCCAGCGGAGGCAGCTTCAGcgtcaagaccaagacgtGCATCACCTGGGCGGGTACGGGCAACGTCTCTCACGTCTACGTCACGTGCCAGGTCGAATGGAGCGGAAGGAGCATGCTCAAGAGTATCATCGACAAGGCATCGCTCGATGGCCAGAAGCAGTATTacaaggagctcgacgaggcggtTCGCAAGTATCTCACCGATCATACGTCCGAGTTCAAGGAAGAGGGtgacgatgctgcagctgtggAGGAGATCGCACGCGCAGCTACGCCTGGACCGAACCATCGCAAGGGCGCTGCGGCGGCTGGGGAAGCGACGGGCAGCAACAAAGAGGACGCCGGGTCGGACGGTGCTGGTGCCAAGCGCGGAACGAGCACAGGCGGCCAAGCCGGAATGCTGGAATCCATCACGGCACCTATTCTGGACGCATTCGGCATGGCGAGCGACGTGCTTGGAGGCGcgctcgagatggtcgGCTTTCAAGGTGGTGTCAGCGCGAAAACTCTGGGGTTTGGACTGGCCATCTTTGTCCTGCTTGTTTCCAACATCTACACGTGGAGACGATCGACAGCGTCGAAAGCGTCTTGGTCCGATGGCATACAACATCTGGATGGTATGCAGAAGGGCGGGTTCAATCGGGGCTATTTCAGTGATCAAGGCTACTACGGCCCGATGTCTCCGCGTTATCACGGCGGTGGCGATCGTCAGCCGGTGTATGAACGTGTGTTTGCGCCGAACGTCTACATTACGCCGCCGGGCGGAAAGGATACTACGCCTGATGCGATTGCCAGGACGGTGGCCGAGGTGATGGAGAAGCTGTACGAGCAGAATCTGGACCGATTCACACGAGCGCATGCGAAtgcggatgcagatgcggGTGATCCCGAGTCGGTCAAGAGGCTGGTCCAAGAGGCAGAAGCTGTGTTTGAGAGACTCGAGAAGCGCTTGAAGGCGGTCCATTCGGCTGGCAAGGGTGACGGCAAGCAGGCAACTCGCGATGCTAAGCTAGAGCTCTAA
- a CDS encoding uncharacterized protein (related to SCT1 - glycerol 3-phosphate/dihydroxyacetone phosphate dual substrate acyltransferase) — translation MASNIAFDIALFFWRIIINLFFREIRPRSSWRIPREGPVIFVAAPHHNQFLDPLLLASEVRRASGRRVAFLIAEKSIKRRFVGAAARIMQSIPVARAADSAKAGKGYISLHPSGDPLLIQGHGTAFKSQLQLKGQIMLPKACGHATVEVVEVISDTELKIKKEFKDPRALDMLRGKVPQPEPTKSDKKPSKSSSSKALEKVAADLFENQGCRYSCLPFVDQTQMYAKVYDKLAEGGCLGIFPEGGSHDRTDLLPLKAGVVIMALGAMSANRDLNVRIVPVGLSYFHPHKFRSRAVVEFGAPIDVPRQLVGQFDEGGEGKRKAVGQMMDIVYDGLKGVTLRAPDYETLMVVQAGRRLYRAPGQSLSLGQTVALNRKFIMGYLQFKDEPRVVKLRDEVLRYNKKLRYAGLRDHQVERATRAGWRSLGLLAYRLGLLGLWGGLALPGAVLNSPIIILAKIISHKKAKEALAASQVKVAGRDVLATWKVLVSLGVAPILYSFYAALATYLAHRLELSPRTRALMPLYTLIVLPTMSYSALKFAEVGIDIYKSLPPLFISLIPGNHKVILDLQQTRTKISADMHALIDELAPQVWEDFAENRMLPSASAPPTPSREALVWKDKKQSSSAASDALSHPLQWMDERLFGWGRRRHSSTRRSLTAEEIKHLRSPSLTRGSAKDENSVLDDEDGARFEGEGDGSLDDVSEGSSSFIESGEEDEGDYEAVFSMLNPQNLLNGLRNGGLSPGTPGSGGRRSRTHSRSRSGSRGSIGGVASGETFAEKRNRSSQDLRALMREGGAMSPTTTRSSGILEGAGSKQSSRTSALPASLITTNISGNDGENGASKASNTSRRNRTHSLSEDVHVSELKNAGPAAKKLPFSAASQAFEMQHEASGGQAGYRPKLENMQSAENTPPATPKHEDKKVLTSASSVPTDSNDLDGKDDGKAQ, via the coding sequence ATGGCGTCTAACATTGCTTTCGACATTGCGCTCTTTTTCTGGcgcatcatcatcaatcTCTTCTTTCGTGAGATTCGTCCACGCTCGTCATGGCGAATCCCACGCGAAGGCCCCGTTATCTTTGTGGCCGCACCACACCACAACCAGTTCCTCGAtcctctcctcctcgctTCGGAAGTGCGACGTGCTTCCGGCCGCAGGGTTGCTTTCCTCATTGCAGAAAAAAGCATCAAGCGTCGCTTTGtcggagctgctgcacgcaTCATGCAATCCATCCCTGTTGCCAGAGCAGCTGACAGCGCCAAAGCCGGAAAAGGTTACATTTCGCTCCATCCCTCTGGCGATCCTCTTTTGATACAGGGTCACGGCACCGCATTCAagtcgcagctgcagctcaaagGCCAGATCATGCTTCCCAAGGCCTGCGGCCACGCCACcgtcgaggtggtcgaggtTATCAGTGACAccgagctcaagatcaaAAAGGAATTCAAAGACCCTCGcgcgctcgacatgctgcGAGGCAAGGTGCCGCAACCAGAACCAACCAAGAGCGACAAAAAGCCATCCAAGAGTTCAAGCTCCAAGGCGCTAGAGAAGGTCGCTGCTGATCTGTTTGAGAACCAGGGCTGCCGATATTCGTGCCTCCCCTTTGTTGACCAGACGCAGATGTATGCCAAGGTGTacgacaagctcgccgaagGTGGATGTCTTGGCATCTTCCCCGAAGGTGGAAGCCACGACCGAACCGATCTGCTGCCTTTAAAAGCCGGTGTTGTCATTATGGCCCTTGGCGCCATGTCGGCCAATCGCGATTTAAACGTGCGCATCGTGCCCGTCGGCCTCTCGTACTTCCATCCGCACAAGTTCCGTAGCCGTGCTGTGGTCGAGTTCGGCGCGCCCATCGATGTACctcgccagctcgtcggtcAGTTTGACGAAGGCGGAGAGGGCAAACGAAAAGCGGTGGGGCAGATGATGGACATTGTCTATGATGGACTCAAGGGTGTCACGCTGCGTGCGCCCGACTATGAAACGCTCATGGTCGTACAGGCCGGTCGACGTCTGTATCGTGCACCTGGCCAGTCGCTCAGCTTGGGACAGACGGTTGCGCTCAATCGCAAATTTATCATGGGCTACCTGCAGTTCAAGGACGAGCCGCGCGTGGTTAAGCTGCGCGATGAGGTGCTTCGTTACAACAAGAAGCTCCGGTACGCAGGTCTTCGCGACCATCAGGTGGAGCGGGCAACACGCGCAGGCTGGCGCAGTCTCGGCCTGTTGGCTTACCGTCTGGGTCTGCTCGGACTTTGGGGCGGCTTGGCGCTTCCTGGAGCCGTGCTAAATTCGcccatcatcatcctcgccaAGATCATCAGTCACAAGAAAGCCAAGGAggcgttggcagcatcgcaAGTCAAAGTTGCTGGACGCGACGTATTGGCTACCTGGAAGGTTCTGGTCTCGCTCGGCGTTGCGCCCATCTTGTACTCGTTTTACGCAGCTCTTGCTACCTACCTTGCTCATAGGCTCGAGCTATCTCCGCGCACACGCGCACTGATGCCGTTGTACACGCTCATCGTGCTACCTACCATGTCGTACTCTGCGCTCAAATTTGCCGAGGTGGGCATCGACATCTACAAGTCGCTGCCTCCGCTGTTCATCTCGCTGATTCCGGGCAACCACAAAGTGATCTTGGATCTGCAGCAGACGCGAACCAAGATCAGCGCCGACATGCACGCGCTGATTGACGAACTTGCGCCGCAAGTTTGGGAGGACTTTGCCGAGAACCGCATGTTGCCGAGCGCTTCTGCGCCACCGACGCCATCGCGCGAGGCGCTCGTGTggaaggacaagaagcagTCGAGCAGTGCTGCTAGCGATGCGCTGAGCCACCCGCTGCAGTGGATGGACGAACGTCTGTTCGGATGGGGCCGCCGACGTCATTCGTCGACGCGTCGATCGTTGACGGCCGAAGAGATCAAGCATCTGCGCAGTCCAAGTCTCACGCGAGGGTCTGCGAAGGACGAGAACAGCGTActggacgacgaagacggAGCGCGATTCGAGGGAGAGGGCGACGGTTCGTTGGATGATGTATCGGAAGGATCTTCGAGCTTTATCGAGAGCGGCGAGGAGGATGAGGGAGATTATGAAGCTGTGTTTTCGATGCTCAACCCACAGAATCTGCTGAATGGCCTGCGCAATGGAGGCTTGAGCCCCGGCACGCCTGGCTCTGGTGGCCGACGCAGTCGCACGCACTCGCGCTCGCGAAGCGGCAGCCGTGGCAGCATTGGCGGTGTCGCGAGTGGCGAGACGTTTGCCGAGAAACGCAATCGGAGCAGCCAGGACCTTCGTGCGTTGATGAGGGAAGGCGGTGCCATGTCGCCGACAACAACACGGTCGAGCGGCATTCTGGAAGGAGCAGGATCCAAGCAGTCGAGCAGGACATCCGCGCTTCCTGCCAGTCTTatcaccaccaacatcTCTGGCAACGACGGCGAAAATGGAGCGTCAAAGGCTTCCAACACGTCTCGCCGGAACCGCACGCACTCGCTCTCCGAAGACGTACACGTGTCCGAGCTGAAGAACGCGGGACCTGCGGCGAAAAAGCTGCCGTTttcggctgcttcgcaGGCGTTCGAGATGCAGCACGAGGCAAGTGGCGGCCAAGCGGGATACCGGCCCAAGCTGGAAAACATGCAGAGTGCAGAAAACACGCCTCCTGCGACgcccaagcacgaagacAAGAAGGTGCTGACTTCGGCTTCGTCTGTGCCGACTGATTCCAACGATTTGGACGGCAAGGATGATGGTAAGGCGCAGTAA